A section of the Verrucomicrobium sp. GAS474 genome encodes:
- a CDS encoding DEAD/DEAH box helicase, whose protein sequence is MQKKPFSELGLSPEVLKAVAQMGFEEASHIQSQAIPPLLSGSDVVGQSQTGSGKTAAFAIPAIECVDVTLRAPQVLILCPTRELAVQVAEEVAKLSAFKKGVRELPIYGGQSYDRQLKGLQNGAQIIIGTPGRVMDHLERGTLKLAQIKMVILDEADRMLDMGFVDDIRTILSKAPVERQTVFFSATMPKVIQGLIKTFTKNPVQVAIEAQARTMPAIDQVYYEVDRRAKVDVLCRLIDLHDIKLGIIFCATKMMVDDLTEHLIARGYQADKMHGDMTQAMRERVINKFRRKNLEFLIATDVAARGIDVDDVEVVFNYDLPNDGEDYIHRIGRTGRAGRSGKAITFVAGREIYKMENIIRFTQSKVRREKVPSEEEVEAKRANAFSDLIRKTLDEGKYDKQEALIGRLLDQGHSATDLAAVLLHLLQKDEAKPAATPAPADKFSSRDDRPARGGDRFDRGDRPQRSFDRPAPAYGDRAERPRFDKFEKPARSERAPRGAAFDRPEREEGAHSHEAGMTRLILGAGKDHDIRPGDLLGVIVGTTKLPKETVGVIRLMPKQSFVDVAEDHADAIVDKLSGITFKGRKLWIKRAVQGKGGAVE, encoded by the coding sequence CCTCCCACATCCAGTCGCAGGCCATTCCCCCCCTCCTTTCGGGCTCCGACGTCGTCGGCCAGTCCCAGACCGGTTCGGGCAAGACCGCCGCCTTCGCCATCCCGGCGATCGAGTGCGTCGACGTCACGCTCCGCGCCCCCCAGGTTCTCATCCTCTGCCCGACGCGCGAGCTCGCCGTCCAGGTCGCCGAAGAGGTCGCGAAGCTCTCCGCCTTCAAGAAGGGGGTCCGCGAACTCCCCATCTACGGCGGCCAGTCCTATGACCGCCAGCTGAAGGGCCTCCAGAATGGCGCCCAGATCATCATCGGCACTCCCGGCCGCGTCATGGACCACCTGGAGCGCGGCACGCTGAAGCTCGCCCAGATCAAGATGGTGATCCTCGACGAGGCCGACCGGATGCTCGACATGGGCTTCGTCGACGACATCCGGACGATCCTTTCCAAGGCCCCCGTCGAGCGGCAGACCGTCTTCTTCTCCGCCACCATGCCGAAGGTGATCCAGGGCCTCATCAAGACCTTCACGAAGAACCCCGTCCAGGTCGCCATCGAGGCCCAGGCCCGGACGATGCCCGCCATCGACCAGGTCTACTACGAGGTCGACCGCCGCGCGAAGGTCGACGTCCTCTGCCGCCTGATCGACCTCCACGACATCAAGCTCGGCATCATCTTCTGCGCGACGAAGATGATGGTCGACGACCTCACGGAGCACCTCATCGCCCGGGGCTACCAGGCCGACAAGATGCACGGCGACATGACCCAGGCGATGCGTGAGCGCGTCATCAACAAGTTCCGCCGGAAGAACCTCGAGTTCCTCATCGCCACCGACGTCGCCGCGCGCGGCATCGACGTCGACGACGTCGAGGTCGTCTTCAACTACGACCTCCCGAACGACGGCGAGGACTACATCCACCGCATCGGCCGCACGGGCCGCGCGGGGCGCAGCGGCAAGGCGATCACCTTTGTCGCCGGGCGCGAGATCTACAAGATGGAGAACATCATCCGCTTCACCCAGAGCAAGGTGCGGCGGGAGAAGGTGCCGTCCGAGGAGGAAGTCGAGGCGAAGCGCGCCAACGCCTTCTCCGACCTCATTCGCAAGACCCTCGACGAGGGGAAGTACGACAAGCAGGAAGCCCTCATCGGCCGCCTCCTCGACCAGGGCCACTCGGCGACCGACCTCGCCGCCGTCCTTCTCCACCTCCTCCAGAAGGACGAGGCGAAACCGGCCGCGACCCCCGCGCCCGCCGACAAGTTCTCCTCCCGCGACGACCGCCCCGCGCGGGGCGGCGACCGCTTCGACCGCGGCGACCGGCCCCAGCGGAGCTTCGACCGGCCCGCCCCCGCGTACGGCGACCGGGCGGAACGTCCCCGCTTCGACAAATTTGAAAAGCCCGCCCGTTCGGAGCGCGCCCCCCGCGGGGCGGCCTTCGACCGGCCCGAGCGCGAGGAGGGAGCCCACTCCCACGAGGCCGGGATGACCCGCCTCATCCTCGGCGCGGGGAAAGACCACGACATCCGCCCCGGCGACCTCCTCGGCGTCATCGTCGGCACCACGAAGCTCCCGAAGGAGACCGTCGGCGTCATCCGCCTCATGCCGAAGCAGTCGTTCGTCGACGTGGCCGAAGATCACGCCGACGCCATCGTCGACAAGCTGAGCGGGATCACGTTCAAGGGCCGGAAGCTCTGGATCAAGCGCGCGGTGCAGGGCAAGGGCGGGGCGGTCGAGTAG
- a CDS encoding nicotinamide mononucleotide transporter, translated as MSPFTVTLIEWSATLLSLVGFWLCIRHRAVCFLFFLVADAGWFASAFAGGHASLLAQQSIYILMNVVGYFLWKRDERLKELLEAAEKRALQPSQKPAPAPALPAEATR; from the coding sequence ATGTCCCCCTTCACCGTCACCCTCATCGAATGGAGCGCCACGCTCCTTTCCCTCGTCGGGTTCTGGCTCTGCATCCGCCATCGCGCGGTCTGCTTCCTCTTCTTCCTGGTCGCCGACGCGGGATGGTTCGCCTCGGCGTTCGCGGGCGGCCACGCCTCGCTCCTGGCGCAGCAATCGATCTACATCCTGATGAACGTCGTCGGCTATTTCCTCTGGAAACGGGACGAACGCCTGAAGGAATTGCTCGAAGCCGCCGAAAAGCGGGCGCTCCAGCCCTCGCAGAAACCCGCCCCAGCCCCCGCCCTTCCGGCAGAGGCGACGCGGTAA
- a CDS encoding ABC transporter ATP-binding protein — MDYRTQKSSDADRMSTKEPSAGTSSVYLRAIRFYRPYLGQIGVALALLLVTIGLNLLKPWPVKWMIDTVIPVASAAKNGPVPDIVFWGIKMSVAHATLWAAGSVIVIYLLQGIFNVGNNYILVEIGLKALLHLRTRLYAFLQHLPLHFHERRRSGDSTFRVAYDSQAIQTLFNRGFTTVLSSVITLVGTFVVMFYVDRTLAYCSLAVVPLLWLTISFFAVRIRKESDTLQQEESDVLAAATEGLSAIRVVHAFGREEYEVKQFAREAEHSYGANLRLTLTSTLSSLIVGLVTSLGTALVLYLGVTHVLQERLDIGNLWVFLTYLTNLYQPLEQLSYTAWSMEGAAAGMQRVFEVMDTEDTVPETPGAPALPPIDGRITFDHVSFGYEKDEETIVKDLSLDIVPGQTVAIVGGTGAGKTTVLSMIPRFYDPTAGRILLDGHDIRKYQKKSVRENIAIVLQDTLLLSGTIEENIAYGRLGAKPEEIRRAAVQAQAHDFILRLPQGYQTPVGERGVRLSGGQRQRIGIARAFLKGAPILLLDEPTSALDVATESEVMDTLRRLMRIQTTLIVTHRLNTVHHYADKIYVMDQGVLVESGSGAELLAKGGCYANLWSKGNYGA, encoded by the coding sequence ATGGATTACCGCACGCAGAAATCGTCCGACGCCGACCGCATGAGCACGAAAGAACCGTCCGCAGGGACCTCCTCGGTCTACCTCCGGGCCATCCGCTTCTACCGGCCCTACCTGGGCCAGATCGGCGTCGCGCTGGCCCTCCTCCTCGTCACGATCGGCCTGAATCTCCTCAAGCCGTGGCCGGTGAAGTGGATGATCGACACCGTCATCCCCGTCGCCTCGGCGGCGAAGAACGGCCCCGTCCCCGACATCGTCTTCTGGGGGATCAAGATGTCGGTCGCCCACGCCACGCTGTGGGCCGCGGGGAGCGTCATCGTCATCTACCTCCTCCAGGGCATCTTCAACGTCGGGAACAACTACATCCTCGTCGAGATCGGCCTCAAGGCCCTCCTCCACCTCCGCACCCGGCTCTACGCCTTCCTCCAGCACCTCCCCCTCCACTTCCACGAGCGGCGGCGGAGCGGCGACTCGACCTTCCGCGTCGCCTACGATTCCCAGGCGATCCAGACCCTCTTCAACCGGGGCTTCACCACCGTCCTCAGCTCGGTCATCACCCTCGTCGGCACCTTCGTCGTCATGTTCTACGTCGACCGGACCCTCGCCTACTGCTCCCTCGCCGTCGTCCCCCTGCTCTGGCTCACGATCTCCTTCTTCGCCGTCCGCATCCGCAAGGAGAGCGACACCCTCCAGCAGGAGGAGAGCGACGTCCTCGCCGCCGCCACCGAGGGCCTCTCCGCCATCCGCGTCGTCCACGCCTTCGGCCGGGAGGAATACGAGGTGAAGCAGTTCGCCCGCGAGGCCGAGCACAGCTACGGGGCGAACCTCCGCCTCACCCTCACCAGCACCCTCTCCAGCCTCATCGTCGGCCTCGTCACCTCCCTCGGCACCGCCCTCGTCCTCTACCTCGGCGTCACCCACGTCCTCCAGGAACGCCTCGACATCGGCAACCTCTGGGTCTTCCTCACCTACCTCACCAACCTCTACCAGCCCCTCGAGCAGCTCAGCTACACGGCGTGGTCGATGGAAGGGGCCGCCGCCGGCATGCAGCGCGTCTTCGAGGTGATGGACACCGAGGACACCGTCCCGGAGACCCCCGGCGCCCCCGCCCTCCCGCCGATCGACGGGCGGATCACCTTCGACCACGTCTCCTTCGGCTACGAGAAGGACGAGGAGACGATCGTGAAGGATCTCTCCCTCGACATCGTCCCCGGGCAGACCGTCGCCATCGTCGGCGGGACCGGCGCGGGGAAGACGACCGTCCTCTCGATGATCCCCCGCTTCTACGACCCGACGGCGGGCCGGATCCTCCTCGACGGCCACGACATCCGGAAGTACCAGAAAAAATCGGTCCGCGAGAACATCGCCATCGTCCTCCAGGACACCCTCCTCCTCTCCGGCACCATCGAGGAGAACATCGCCTACGGCCGCCTCGGCGCGAAGCCCGAGGAGATCCGCCGCGCCGCCGTCCAGGCCCAAGCCCACGACTTCATCCTCCGCCTCCCGCAGGGCTACCAGACGCCCGTCGGCGAGCGGGGCGTCCGCCTCTCCGGCGGCCAGCGCCAGCGGATCGGCATCGCCCGCGCCTTCCTCAAGGGAGCTCCCATATTACTCCTCGACGAGCCGACGAGCGCCCTCGACGTCGCGACCGAATCGGAAGTCATGGACACCCTCCGCCGCCTCATGCGGATCCAGACCACCCTCATCGTCACCCACCGCCTGAACACCGTCCACCACTACGCCGACAAGATCTACGTGATGGACCAGGGCGTCCTCGTCGAGTCCGGGAGCGGTGCCGAGCTGCTGGCCAAGGGCGGCTGCTACGCCAACCTGTGGTCGAAGGGAAATTACGGCGCGTAG